A section of the Longimicrobium sp. genome encodes:
- the vioD gene encoding capreomycidine synthase — protein sequence MLTLPPALLENWMRDYYFRAEVDIGSSGVEDFGFAELRALLGIECDELDRIVFRDSETLGGSELREALARRWTGGGVERVMVTHGSSEANFLLMTALLRAGDEVVVLDPGYQQLHAIAEALGCRLRRWPLRFEHGFAPDLDDLRAQLTPQTRMVVVNFPHNPTGASLTPEGQRELIDAAASVGAYLLWDGAFAELAYDRPLPDPVLLYDRACSLGTLSKAYGLPGLRVGWCLATPEVLRKMVRVRDYLTLHLSPLVETVARRVIEEADRIVGMRMELARRNRAMVAAWMDEHAEWVRWAPPAGGVCAFPRFPAIPDTESFCRALAEEHGLLLVPGECFGAPGHVRLGFGRGTEVVRDGLDRLSAGLRGHVRAAPARRAEALAAAPG from the coding sequence GGCGCTGCTGGGGATCGAGTGCGACGAGCTGGACCGGATCGTCTTCCGCGACAGCGAGACGCTGGGCGGGTCGGAGCTGCGCGAGGCGCTGGCGCGGCGCTGGACGGGGGGCGGCGTGGAGCGGGTGATGGTCACGCACGGCTCCAGCGAAGCCAACTTCCTGCTGATGACGGCGCTGCTGCGCGCCGGGGACGAGGTGGTGGTGCTGGACCCCGGCTACCAGCAGCTCCACGCCATCGCCGAGGCCCTGGGGTGCCGGCTGCGGCGGTGGCCGCTGCGCTTCGAGCACGGCTTCGCGCCCGACCTGGACGACCTGCGCGCGCAGCTCACCCCGCAGACGCGGATGGTGGTGGTCAACTTCCCGCACAACCCCACCGGCGCCTCGCTCACCCCCGAGGGGCAGCGCGAGCTGATCGACGCCGCGGCCTCGGTGGGCGCCTACCTGCTGTGGGACGGCGCCTTCGCCGAGCTCGCCTACGACCGCCCCCTCCCCGACCCCGTCCTGCTCTACGACCGCGCCTGCTCGCTGGGGACGCTGTCCAAGGCCTACGGGCTCCCCGGGCTGCGGGTGGGGTGGTGCCTGGCCACCCCCGAGGTGCTGCGGAAGATGGTGCGCGTGCGCGACTACCTGACGCTGCACCTCTCCCCCCTGGTGGAGACGGTGGCGCGGCGGGTGATCGAGGAGGCCGACCGCATCGTGGGGATGCGGATGGAGCTGGCGCGGCGGAACCGGGCGATGGTGGCCGCGTGGATGGACGAGCACGCCGAGTGGGTGCGGTGGGCCCCGCCCGCCGGCGGCGTGTGCGCCTTCCCCCGCTTCCCCGCCATCCCCGACACCGAGTCGTTCTGCCGCGCGCTGGCCGAGGAGCACGGGCTGCTCCTGGTCCCCGGAGAGTGCTTCGGCGCCCCGGGCCACGTGCGGCTGGGCTTCGGCCGCGGCACCGAGGTGGTCCGCGACGGCCTGGACCGCCTCTCCGCCGGCCTGCGCGGCCACGTCCGCGCCGCGCCCGCCCGGCGCGCGGAGGCGCTGGCGGCCGCGCCGGGATGA